One Salvia splendens isolate huo1 chromosome 1, SspV2, whole genome shotgun sequence genomic window, tgaaaaaaggaaataaaatattttaattagttgtaaattgaaatattatttgaGTTTATGGACGTTTATTTAGAGTACACGTTAAAAGTTCACAAGACTTTTCAGGTGAAGTACATTGTAAAatgtaattttatgaatttaattaaataattttaaagcCCATGGAGAAGGAAATGAAATTTAGAGGGTTATTAGTTATATGTATAAAAACTAGTATTTCAGAAGCAAAAGTTAATGTCACTCCAATACTGGAAAAACAATCTAGACGATTCAAAGCAATGATCAAGACATGAATaatattatattgacattcaaAATAATTGTTGATACAAAGTAATGGCCTTTGCTCAACTAAACTTCCAGACAATAGCTGGACTGTACAAAAACACGAATCCAAGAAGTGCAGATTTAAGAAGAGAAGTCACAGCCTCCAACACGCTCCGATCTGAACGAGATTCGGCTCATGACATGATGCTGTTTCAGAGGGCGTCCCAAGCAATCTCCAGATGGACACCTCTCCAGTCCCATCACCAGTGAAAAATAGTCCATTAACGCCAATCCGAATCACTTTAACTGCCCGTTTTGAAAATATCCTTCCCCTCTCCGTGAATCTTGAAGCAAGAAACACAGAAAATATTAGATGGTGGCTGCAAAAGGACGAGATAAGAGATTTTCTTTGGTTTCTGATACTCACGAAGGCAGGTCGTAGAGGCGGACTGTGCTGTCACTAAATGAGCATAGAAGAATAGGTTTTACTTCTGCATCGTGTATGCCACAGAGAGTCATGAGCTCCTGAAACAGTTTATATGATGTGTTAAAGCTTGGTCTACAAAGTATATACAAGGATCAAACAAGTGCAGTTGGAGAATATTTAACTTAATTGACGACACAAGGCCACTTACATGATCTTCTCGAGTCTCATGAACGACCTCTATCGTCCCACTTTCAGTAGCAGCCCAAACTTTTAATGTTTTGTCAAGAGAAGCCGATAACAAATAGTTATCCCAGCAGATGACGGATGTTACGTCTCTTGTATGCCCACACAGAGTCTGCAAGCACTGCAAGTTTTGCAGGTCCCATGCCTAGAAATAATTTCAACATTTAGAAGTTGTAACATTTTAACATTCATAGAATTTGGGATGTCACATTGAGCCTAAAATAACTACAGTATGTTCCGAAATGTCCCAGAAAGGAAATATGTTACCTTGATAGTGCAGTCTCTCGAACCCGAATACAGCCTACCAGCCCCAACAACAAGAGAACAAACAGCGCCTTCGTGCCCCTTCAACATTGCAGCTGGTTCTGGAATATTGGTCACTGGATTCCACTTCCACACCAATATGGTACCATCCTGCATCCGtgtattgtaaataaaatgagaaTCCACTTTAAAACTTGACAGGGAAACAAGATGTCAAAATCTCAATTTAACAGGTGAAAATGGGTGCATGTTTCAGAGAATGGAGATAACACCATGTGAAGGACATTGGAAGCATTACCTCCATTCCAGCAAACAACTTATCCTCATCTATGATCATACTGCAAACTGATCCTACTGCCTCACTGAGAGAAAACTCAGTCTGATTTTGGAGGTTCCATGCCTAAAATGCAAACAAAAGAGTCAGAAATAACCCACCTTAGTTATGTAAACAAGAAGAGACAACTGTTAAAAATGACACAGTTTATCAGGCTATGGTGAGTCTGGCCATGCCAACAAATCATACCTTCACAACATTCTGCGACCCAGCAAACAGCCATGGGCCTTCAGCAACTAAACACCCAACATCACCACCGATCATCACAGAACCAACAACCTGACCATTGTTGCAGTCCCATGCACGAACAGACCCATCCTTACTGCTCGAATATAGCTTGTCACCAACAGAGGGGAGTGAAATTCCAGTTATGGCCTGAGAAAAATTATAAAGGTTAATTGTACATAGTAAACCTACACTTGACACTAGACAGAGGTCCACGTCCAACTGGTATTTGGATGAATAAGAAAAGTAACTTAACTCACTATCAACAACAATTCTGAACAATGTATATCAATATGTATTCAAGAAGTAGTACCTTTTTATGCCCTTCTAACACTGCCAACATTGTAAATCCAGAACCGCAGAACCATGAGTGCAAATCCTTGCACTTTTCCCCGTGGACACAATTGCCAGTAACCCAGTACTTGCATTGCTTTGGCTGGGCTTTTTGAATAATGCTTTTCTTTGGTATGTCTCTTACAACAGTCACAACCTTCGGTTGGTACTGTGCAACACGATCACTCCCAACCATACCAGTGGTCATTCCCTGATCTCCGTGAACAATCTTTCCAGAATTTTTTGTAGTGTTGAATACACATGCTTTATTACTCCGGGGGCCATCAAAGTTAGGATTTTTCCAAGTCCGACTTTTGGGTTGCTTGGAAGGAACAGCGTTAGGTGGTGCCAACTGTGGCTGTCTCTGAGTTTTTGAAGGCAGAGATTCTTTGTGCAGGTACCTACATGGGCTTCTGTTGCATCTCCCTTCAAGCCAGTAGATGCAAACTTGGTTCTTCAAAGGCTTTCCACCAACTCGGACAAAGACAGATTCTTTCCTTGCAGTTGTGATCGCCATTGCAGAATACTAAACGAACAAAGAATCGCATAACAATCAGAAATTGACCCAACTTGGTGCAGTCTAACCAAACTGCCTGCTGCTTCCACTATGAAGACTGAAGTTACCCATAATCCATatgcaaaaaaaacaaagattATAAACAGGAACCCTCTAACAGAGGATCAGGTCCACTAATCCGAGATACAATCTTCAACACATGGGAGATGAGCAGATTTCATACTGAGAACTCGTGCACAGAATTGATTAATTGAGCACTCGAGAAGTTCTAGTCTTGAACAAAATCACAGAAATCGGCGTTCAGTGGCTGAGACCGAATCCCATGATCGTTGTTCTTGATTCCATCCACCTCCTTGACGATAATTTACTTAAATCCAGAATTAAAAGGAACGGAACTAAAACTAACTTATCCGTAGACAATCTAAAACCCTAGAATTCCGTAGATCGCTCGTTCTTCTTCAagagataaataaaatacacgccTAAAGAAGCCTAAATTCCGCGATTCGCGTCCCTTGAATCAATATCCAATGTCCGATGAATCCAGACAGAATTAACCGTCATCGAAGAATCAATagaaacaagaaaacaagaatcGATAATACTAACTAATCCGAACAAACAGAGCGCGCAATAAGAAACCCCTAAATTCCGAAACCCTAAATCGCTCAAAAAATAAATCAGGCAAAGCCGATCCAACGATTGAAGAGTCTTGTAAAGCCATGATCGAAACGAATGAGTCGTCAACGGAAAAGCGCCGGAAAATTACTCAGAACGATACGCAGACAGATCGGGTAAAAAGCAAACCTGGTTTCTTTCTTTTTGATATTGCAAAACCTGGTTTCGTTGAATGATTTTAGAATTGTATAATATTCTGTCGTTTGATCGTATCAAGATGAATATATAGACACGGTAACaccaacaaattaaaaatattaaattaaggGTAAGTCTAAGTGGCCACATTATAGCTGGCCATATTAGAATATTTTGGTCAATAcacataaaaaacaaataataaattaaatagctCTCTTTAATGTTTATGTGTGTTTACAAAATAACCCTTtgcaataaaaataatattaaattaacaaTTAGAGTATGGGAAATGTCGGGGAATGGCTTGAGTGGTTGGCAACATAAAATAACTTTTAGTTTAATCATTAGTTTAgcctaatttatttatatttaggcACTCTGATCGTACCGTTTAATTTATATAGGTGTTACGTGTGTATAACTAATTAGTTATAAAAAttgtactcccccgtcccaatCAAGATGTCCATATTTTTTAATAGCGCGAGATTATAGAAATAGTTGTTAGGTGtagtaaatagaaaaaaaaaatgtggttaaatattttaatgaggagaaggagatttattttcaagaatagAAATGAgttggacaaactaaaaatgaatgtAGACATtgtctatgggacggaggaggagtataatggagtattatattaatatttcaatattaaattttgtatttatttaaatggatcagatataaatcaaaattttctaTTAAATTCAAGAACAATTAAGATTAACTTTGAAAGTTATCATTTGAATCAATATCAATTGAGATCCCAAATAAGTTGAATAATCTAACAATTctattattagtatttgtaAATGGCACAACTTAAGTTTGCAAATTATTATATTgatcattatatttttataaataatttaattataaactgTAATATGTCTCAATGTATTTgatcattatatttttataaataatttaattataaactgTAATATGTCTCaatgtattgtgtatagtgatgcttgtaaatatttttattacattATTATGTTATATTGTAATGATGTCTGCTTATTCCGTTGATTCCGGTTAATCGGTTATAGATTTTTGTCAACCCTCtaatcatcaaaatcaaattatattCAGCTTCTCCTACATTAATTTGTCGGTTGATAACCGACCGATTAATGTAGGAATCAAAATATCCAATAACCAATACTTTTTATTAATTCAGTACTTAAAAATTCATTAAAGATAAACCatcaatttaattgaaatttgaaaattttattcgaATATATTTTCACGTGAGATATCATTAATAGtttattcaaattttacaaTTGTGAAtttcaatttatattatattatataatattatatcagAGAATTAATTGTATATATTATCATATTAATTGAGTTTGTTTATAACAATGAATATTATTTGCTTGCAACATCTTATCGTATTCTTATTTTATAAATGTAATATTACGTAGCTTCAAATGACAATTTAATTGgtacaatttattaaaaaaattaattttttaaataacaatTATTGTTATGATTTTTTAACTTAAGGATTTGATTTCCAAATGTCTTAAAATTTGTCTGACATAGTCCAAGAGTGCGtactagaaaaaaaatacataaggCGTAATTGCATGCTTATGTTATGGGATATTGAAATTTTGGTTGATTTCTACTTAGTATCTCAAATGATCTTCAGTTGAGgatttaaattgaaaataattaagtaaCTGAGagtttctatttatttgtggttttattttaaacaatcatgaatttcaattgatcataTTTCAGTTAATGATTTCAACTGATTGTTGAAGATTTCAACCGATATTTTTTGTTATGGACTACACAATAGTCCGTGTCACAATTTTTTTATGAACCATTcaaaattttagtttattttaaagatatttaataataatatttatatataaaaataaatacttttgATATTTACAGTCTTTCctcaaaaaaattgaattaattttataaaataggtTGTACAATACAATGTTTACacctattattttatttatgagttatttaaatattaacttTAAATACAATATGTACTTTAAATTATTCCCTTCATAAGAGAATCTAAATACACAATTAccaattatcaaattttatcatcatgaatattctaattttaaaagtAATTTTACATATAActaaataacaaattaacaatAGTATAAAGcaataaattaaagtaaaaaagaaaaactgaaaagaaatcGACACAAAAGAAAGAATTAAGGTGTTAAGTATTTAAAGTTTTATATTTCCAAGAGGATTCAAATCATTTAATGACTTAATCTCTTCATTGTACTACATTTATCCATAAGGGTAGATTTGTCTCATAAAATTGATCCTTTTGAGATGAACTAATTTCAAGTAAATTAGCATTCAATgtagaatttttattaatatttcaggttttatggccagccacattatggccatttagcatcactcttaaATTAAACTCTTTTAATTAAGCGGTCAAGACTCAAAAGGCTAAATAAGTAAAGTTTAAAACTTCCCTTCaatcaataaataatgaaccaaCAAATAAAAACCTTAAAATTCAGTGGACAATTTTAAAATCCACAAGTCTGAAGAAGCGAAGCTTCAACTTATCGTAGACTCGTAGTTAGGAATTACTAAACCATAATTTAAAGTTTAATAACCCTAAGTTAGATTAATTACACATACTTTGTTCACTTTAATATTGTACATACATGCATTTGAGTCTATGACCACGTGTCGGAAGCTCAGATGGACCGCACCCGGAGTCCGACTGGAGCTCAGCGCATTGGAGATGGACGAGGTCGGGTCCGAGCCGCAGTCGATGGTCACGCCTTGTTGTGGCCTGGCTTGGAGGTCTGTTGGAGTTGTGGGCAGTGGCGGAGGGAGAGGGGACAATGGGGGTACGAGTGTACccccaaaattttttttttagtaatattatatatttaaaataatttgttataggaattttataatttaagaaaatacaTTCTTTCTTTCCAATTCCTTTTTTTCCCTGAAGTTCGACAGTCACACCTCCTCAAAACCTCCATACCTTATTTCTTTTAAATTCTCAAGTTCATCACTGATTTCACGGTTTGTAAAAGTAATCACGAAATTGGAAGGTTATCAAATTAGCTCTTCTTTACTGAATTGTTTTTGaatattgaaaatttatatATCTTAGGGATT contains:
- the LOC121809556 gene encoding zinc finger CCCH domain-containing protein 48-like isoform X2; protein product: MAITTARKESVFVRVGGKPLKNQVCIYWLEGRCNRSPCRYLHKESLPSKTQRQPQLAPPNAVPSKQPKSRTWKNPNFDGPRSNKACVFNTTKNSGKIVHGDQGMTTGMVGSDRVAQYQPKVVTVVRDIPKKSIIQKAQPKQCKYWVTGNCVHGEKCKDLHSWFCGSGFTMLAVLEGHKKAITGISLPSVGDKLYSSSKDGSVRAWDCNNGQVVGSVMIGGDVGCLVAEGPWLFAGSQNVVKAWNLQNQTEFSLSEAVGSVCSMIIDEDKLFAGMEDGTILVWKWNPVTNIPEPAAMLKGHEGAVCSLVVGAGRLYSGSRDCTIKAWDLQNLQCLQTLCGHTRDVTSVICWDNYLLSASLDKTLKVWAATESGTIEVVHETREDHELMTLCGIHDAEVKPILLCSFSDSTVRLYDLPSFTERGRIFSKRAVKVIRIGVNGLFFTGDGTGEVSIWRLLGTPSETASCHEPNLVQIGACWRL
- the LOC121809556 gene encoding zinc finger CCCH domain-containing protein 48-like isoform X1, with protein sequence MHYSAMAITTARKESVFVRVGGKPLKNQVCIYWLEGRCNRSPCRYLHKESLPSKTQRQPQLAPPNAVPSKQPKSRTWKNPNFDGPRSNKACVFNTTKNSGKIVHGDQGMTTGMVGSDRVAQYQPKVVTVVRDIPKKSIIQKAQPKQCKYWVTGNCVHGEKCKDLHSWFCGSGFTMLAVLEGHKKAITGISLPSVGDKLYSSSKDGSVRAWDCNNGQVVGSVMIGGDVGCLVAEGPWLFAGSQNVVKAWNLQNQTEFSLSEAVGSVCSMIIDEDKLFAGMEDGTILVWKWNPVTNIPEPAAMLKGHEGAVCSLVVGAGRLYSGSRDCTIKAWDLQNLQCLQTLCGHTRDVTSVICWDNYLLSASLDKTLKVWAATESGTIEVVHETREDHELMTLCGIHDAEVKPILLCSFSDSTVRLYDLPSFTERGRIFSKRAVKVIRIGVNGLFFTGDGTGEVSIWRLLGTPSETASCHEPNLVQIGACWRL